A single genomic interval of Mycolicibacterium sp. MU0053 harbors:
- a CDS encoding phosphotransferase enzyme family protein, with the protein MSPDDGDRVEDLDAWIAAKALTEYEVAPGSELRLVNRSENTVFGLTDAATGEQSMLRVHRPGYHHRHQIESELDWLAAIRRDDVVTVPTVCAARDGRRVVTVDGVDAGPRHVVRFALIPGAHPDEDCLTERDFHDLGRVTAALHEHSRRWRRPPGFDRFAWDWDSSLGCRPRWGRWQDSAGVGPDQRRVLAGAQDLLQQRLTEYGRSPDRFGLVHADLRLANLLVDAGVIAAIDFDDCGFSWFFYDFGAAVSFIEDDPAVPQWQDAWLAGYRTAGQVSAVDEEMLASFVMLRRLKLLAWMGTHDHALESQTKLTTYAEGSCELAERYMTSGGRLVHR; encoded by the coding sequence GTGAGTCCGGATGACGGCGACCGCGTCGAAGACCTTGATGCGTGGATAGCGGCCAAGGCGTTGACCGAATACGAGGTGGCGCCGGGCTCCGAACTGCGGTTGGTCAACCGCTCCGAGAACACGGTCTTCGGGCTCACCGACGCGGCCACCGGTGAACAGTCGATGCTGCGGGTGCATCGGCCCGGCTACCACCACCGGCATCAGATCGAGTCGGAACTCGACTGGCTCGCCGCGATCCGCAGGGACGACGTCGTGACCGTGCCCACGGTGTGCGCCGCCCGCGACGGGCGGCGGGTGGTCACGGTCGACGGCGTCGATGCCGGGCCGCGACACGTGGTCCGTTTCGCGCTGATCCCCGGTGCGCATCCGGATGAGGACTGCCTGACGGAGCGGGACTTTCACGATCTGGGCCGGGTGACGGCGGCGTTGCACGAGCATTCGCGGCGATGGCGACGGCCACCGGGCTTCGATCGGTTTGCCTGGGACTGGGACTCCTCGCTCGGGTGCCGGCCGCGGTGGGGCAGGTGGCAGGACTCGGCCGGGGTCGGACCCGACCAGCGCCGCGTGCTGGCTGGCGCGCAGGACCTGCTGCAGCAACGCCTTACCGAGTACGGTCGCAGCCCCGACCGGTTCGGTTTGGTGCACGCCGACCTGCGCCTGGCCAACCTGCTGGTCGACGCCGGCGTGATTGCCGCCATCGACTTCGACGACTGCGGATTCAGTTGGTTCTTCTATGATTTCGGCGCGGCGGTGTCCTTCATCGAGGACGATCCGGCGGTACCGCAGTGGCAGGACGCGTGGCTCGCCGGCTACCGGACCGCAGGACAGGTGAGCGCGGTCGACGAGGAGATGTTGGCCTCGTTCGTGATGCTGCGACGATTGAAATTGCTCGCCTGGATGGGAACTCACGACCATGCACTGGAATCTCAGACCAAACTGACCACCTACGCCGAAGGTAGCTGCGAACTCGCCGAGCGGTACATGACCTCGGGTGGCCGCTTAGTGCACCGATAG
- the rnhA gene encoding ribonuclease HI encodes MDVPVVIHTDGGCRPNPGPGGWGAVLRQRHHIREIFGGEPAITSNNRMELTAPIMALEALSRPVAVHLYTDSTYVRNGITKWVLGWERNGWLTAAKQPVKNVDLWQRLQQACARHQVEWFWVKGHSGVADNELADELATRGLQEAIATTTPV; translated from the coding sequence ATCGACGTCCCAGTTGTCATCCACACCGACGGCGGCTGTCGACCCAATCCGGGCCCCGGCGGCTGGGGTGCGGTGCTGCGTCAGCGCCACCACATCCGCGAGATTTTCGGCGGCGAGCCCGCCATCACCAGCAACAACCGCATGGAACTGACCGCGCCGATCATGGCACTGGAGGCGCTCAGCAGGCCCGTGGCCGTCCACCTGTACACCGACAGCACCTACGTCCGCAACGGCATCACCAAGTGGGTGCTCGGGTGGGAACGCAATGGCTGGCTGACCGCCGCCAAGCAGCCGGTGAAGAACGTCGACCTGTGGCAGCGGCTCCAGCAGGCCTGCGCGCGGCACCAGGTCGAGTGGTTCTGGGTGAAGGGTCACTCGGGTGTCGCCGACAACGAATTGGCCGATGAGTTGGCGACCCGGGGTCTGCAGGAAGCGATCGCCACGACTACTCCCGTCTGA
- a CDS encoding TetR/AcrR family transcriptional regulator, translating into MSAVRPGPRERLISTAISMVQERGVHATGLSDLLKRSSTARNSIYQHFPGGKQDLMVAAIEAAGSVVAGRIDRLAGNNDPAGIVRSLIADWVAVLEASEFATGCPIAAGALAGPDEPAITAAAADAFAGLRARVGAALVAAGATASAAETTSSVVVSAVEGALLQARAAKSVQPLRDVEDVLVKLVDGA; encoded by the coding sequence ATGAGTGCGGTCAGACCCGGGCCGCGGGAGCGGCTGATCAGCACCGCCATCTCGATGGTGCAGGAACGCGGCGTGCACGCGACCGGCCTGTCGGATCTGCTCAAGCGCAGTTCGACCGCCCGCAATTCGATCTACCAGCATTTTCCCGGCGGGAAGCAGGACCTGATGGTCGCGGCGATCGAGGCGGCGGGCTCCGTCGTCGCCGGCCGCATCGACCGACTGGCCGGCAACAACGACCCGGCCGGAATCGTGCGGAGCCTGATCGCGGACTGGGTCGCCGTGTTGGAGGCCAGCGAGTTCGCCACCGGCTGCCCGATCGCGGCCGGCGCCTTGGCGGGTCCCGACGAACCGGCGATCACCGCCGCGGCTGCGGACGCCTTCGCGGGGCTGCGGGCCCGCGTCGGGGCGGCGCTGGTCGCCGCCGGCGCCACCGCGAGTGCAGCGGAAACCACCTCATCGGTGGTCGTCAGCGCGGTCGAGGGCGCCCTGCTGCAGGCCCGCGCCGCCAAATCCGTGCAGCCGCTGCGCGATGTCGAGGACGTGCTGGTCAAGCTGGTCGACGGGGCTTAA
- a CDS encoding ATP-dependent DNA ligase, whose amino-acid sequence MGSLESQVKLTNADKVLYPDTGTTKAEVFDYYVAIAEVMLPHIAGRPVTRKRWPNGVEQGDFFEKQLASSAPDWLSRGSVTHRSGTTTYPIIDSVDGLAWIAQQASLEVHVPQWRFVDDKPGPATRIVFDLDPGEDVDMAQICAVAREVRALMDDIGLRTFPVTSGSKGVHLYVPLAEPVSSRGASVLAKRVAQQLEQAMPKQVTATMTKSLRAGKVFVDWSQNSAAKTTIAPYSMRGRAQPTVAAPRTWDEIEDPDLRQLRFDEVLERVARDGDLLDGLDEQTPVSDRLTTYRSMRDVGKTPEPVPSAKPAVGNNNTFVIQEHHARRLHYDFRLERDGVLVSWAIPKNLPDSPSVNHLAVHTEDHPLEYATFEGTIPKGEYGGGKVIIWDSGTYEAEKFRDPPEQGQKGEVIVTLRGDKVSGRYALIQTDGKNWLAHRTKDQPQPLPSDLAPMLATHGSVAKLNGTQWAFEGKWDGYRLLSDSDHGTVSLRSRSGRDVTKEYPQLKSVGADLGDHHVLLDGEAVALDEHGVPSFGEMQNRARATRVEFWAFDLLYLDGRSLLNVKYRDRRKLLETLAEGTNLIVSEQIPGDGAEALSYSAERGWEGVVAKKWDSTYQPGHRSAAWLKDKNWFTQEIVIGGWRQGEGGRSAGIGALLMGIPGQDGLDFVGRVGTGFTDKELAKLKKLLTPLRTDESPFNTRLSGPDARGVTFVEPVHVGEVRFGQWTSDGRLRHPSWRGLRPDKSPEEVRRE is encoded by the coding sequence ATGGGATCACTGGAGTCGCAGGTCAAGCTGACCAACGCCGACAAGGTGCTGTATCCGGACACCGGCACCACCAAGGCCGAGGTCTTCGATTACTACGTGGCCATCGCCGAGGTGATGCTGCCGCACATCGCCGGCCGCCCCGTCACGCGCAAGCGTTGGCCCAACGGGGTCGAACAGGGCGACTTCTTCGAGAAGCAACTCGCGTCCTCGGCGCCGGACTGGCTGAGTCGCGGCAGCGTCACGCATCGCTCGGGTACCACCACGTATCCGATCATCGACAGCGTCGACGGTCTGGCGTGGATCGCGCAGCAGGCGTCGCTGGAAGTGCACGTGCCGCAGTGGCGGTTCGTCGACGACAAACCCGGTCCGGCCACGCGGATCGTGTTCGACCTCGACCCGGGCGAAGACGTGGACATGGCGCAGATTTGTGCCGTGGCGCGGGAGGTGCGCGCGTTGATGGACGACATCGGGCTGCGGACCTTCCCGGTGACCAGCGGCAGCAAGGGTGTGCACCTGTATGTGCCGCTGGCCGAACCGGTCAGCTCCCGCGGTGCATCGGTGTTGGCCAAACGTGTTGCGCAGCAACTCGAACAGGCGATGCCCAAACAGGTGACCGCCACGATGACCAAGAGCCTGCGGGCCGGAAAGGTCTTCGTCGACTGGAGCCAGAACTCGGCGGCCAAGACCACCATCGCCCCGTATTCGATGCGGGGACGGGCCCAGCCGACGGTGGCCGCGCCGCGCACCTGGGACGAGATCGAGGACCCGGATCTGCGGCAGTTGCGGTTCGACGAGGTGCTGGAGCGGGTGGCGCGCGACGGGGATCTGCTCGACGGGCTCGACGAACAGACGCCGGTGTCGGACCGGTTGACCACCTACCGCTCCATGCGGGACGTGGGGAAGACTCCGGAGCCGGTGCCGTCGGCGAAACCCGCTGTCGGCAACAACAATACGTTCGTCATCCAGGAGCACCACGCCCGCCGGTTGCACTACGACTTCCGGCTGGAGCGCGACGGGGTATTGGTGTCGTGGGCGATACCGAAGAACCTTCCCGACAGCCCGTCGGTGAACCACCTCGCGGTGCACACCGAGGATCACCCGCTGGAGTATGCGACGTTCGAGGGCACCATCCCCAAGGGCGAATACGGTGGCGGCAAGGTGATCATCTGGGATTCGGGCACCTATGAGGCGGAGAAGTTCCGTGACCCGCCCGAGCAGGGCCAGAAGGGCGAGGTGATCGTCACCCTGCGCGGCGACAAGGTCTCGGGTCGGTACGCGTTGATCCAGACCGACGGCAAGAACTGGCTGGCGCACCGCACCAAGGATCAGCCGCAGCCGCTGCCGTCGGACTTGGCGCCGATGCTGGCCACCCACGGATCGGTGGCCAAACTCAACGGGACCCAATGGGCCTTCGAGGGCAAATGGGACGGCTACCGCCTGCTGTCCGATTCCGACCACGGCACCGTCAGTCTGCGCTCCCGCAGCGGCCGCGACGTCACCAAGGAGTACCCCCAGCTGAAGTCGGTCGGTGCGGACCTGGGCGATCACCACGTGCTGCTCGACGGCGAGGCCGTGGCTCTCGATGAGCACGGGGTGCCCAGCTTCGGCGAGATGCAGAACCGAGCGCGCGCCACCCGGGTCGAATTCTGGGCGTTCGACCTGCTCTACCTGGACGGGCGTTCGCTGTTGAACGTCAAGTACCGCGATCGACGCAAGCTGCTCGAGACGCTGGCTGAGGGAACGAATCTGATTGTGTCCGAGCAGATTCCCGGTGATGGCGCCGAGGCGTTGAGCTATTCGGCCGAGCGCGGCTGGGAGGGGGTGGTCGCCAAGAAGTGGGATTCGACCTATCAGCCCGGGCACCGTTCGGCAGCGTGGCTCAAGGACAAGAACTGGTTCACCCAAGAGATTGTGATCGGCGGCTGGCGACAGGGCGAGGGCGGGCGGTCCGCAGGTATCGGCGCGCTGCTGATGGGAATACCCGGCCAGGACGGGCTGGACTTCGTGGGCCGGGTCGGGACCGGGTTCACCGACAAGGAACTGGCGAAGCTCAAGAAGCTGCTGACACCGCTGCGTACCGATGAATCCCCGTTCAATACACGGCTTTCCGGTCCCGATGCGCGCGGGGTGACGTTCGTCGAGCCCGTGCACGTCGGCGAAGTGCGCTTCGGGCAGTGGACCTCCGACGGCCGGTTGCGCCACCCCAGCTGGCGGGGACTGCGGCCGGACAAGTCGCCGGAGGAAGTCAGACGGGAGTAG
- a CDS encoding NAD(P)/FAD-dependent oxidoreductase: MPDYDADILIVGGGPGGLATALHARAQGLSVIVAEPRTAPIDKACGEGLMPGGLSALARLGVDPVGMPFHGIAYLDDRRRVEARFRTGSGRGVRRTTLHAALMSRAKEVDTQWVPAKVTSLAQDSAGVTAAGLRVRYLVAADGLHSSVRRAVGIETTVGAPRRVGLRRHYRVPTWSEFVEVYWSPFGEAYVTPVEPNLVGVAILSRHRHSLSWFPSLERRLAGAGGGSERGCGPLRQVVSRRVAGRVLLVGDAAGYEDALTGEGLSLAVKQAGAAVTAIAADRPQDYERDWHLITRRYRWLTRALVLGTTPALGRRCIVPAAAALPVVFRGAVHTLAG; this comes from the coding sequence ATGCCCGACTATGACGCGGACATCCTGATCGTCGGTGGCGGTCCGGGTGGTCTCGCGACCGCGTTACATGCGCGTGCACAGGGTCTTTCGGTCATTGTCGCCGAGCCGCGGACGGCGCCGATCGACAAGGCCTGCGGCGAGGGGTTGATGCCCGGCGGGCTCTCGGCGCTCGCCCGGTTGGGCGTGGATCCGGTGGGTATGCCGTTTCACGGCATCGCCTATCTGGACGACCGCCGCCGGGTGGAGGCCCGATTCCGCACCGGCAGCGGCCGCGGGGTCCGACGCACCACCCTGCATGCGGCCCTGATGAGCCGCGCCAAGGAGGTAGATACCCAATGGGTTCCGGCCAAGGTGACGAGCCTGGCCCAGGACTCCGCCGGGGTGACCGCGGCCGGCCTCCGGGTGCGCTATCTGGTGGCCGCCGACGGTCTGCATTCCAGCGTGCGGCGAGCGGTCGGCATCGAGACCACGGTGGGCGCGCCTCGTCGGGTGGGTCTGCGTCGGCACTACCGGGTGCCGACCTGGTCGGAGTTCGTCGAGGTGTACTGGTCGCCGTTCGGCGAGGCGTACGTGACACCGGTGGAACCGAACCTGGTGGGCGTGGCGATCCTCAGTCGGCACCGCCACTCGCTGAGCTGGTTTCCCTCGCTCGAGCGCAGGCTCGCCGGTGCCGGGGGCGGCTCCGAACGAGGGTGCGGCCCGCTGCGCCAGGTGGTGTCCCGCCGGGTCGCGGGGCGGGTGCTGCTGGTGGGGGATGCCGCCGGTTACGAGGACGCGCTGACCGGCGAGGGGTTGAGCCTGGCCGTCAAACAGGCCGGGGCGGCGGTGACCGCGATCGCCGCGGACCGGCCGCAGGATTACGAACGGGATTGGCACCTGATCACCCGGCGGTACCGCTGGCTCACCCGCGCCCTGGTGCTGGGCACCACGCCGGCGCTGGGCCGCCGGTGCATCGTGCCGGCGGCTGCGGCGTTGCCGGTTGTGTTCCGCGGGGCGGTCCACACCCTGGCGGGTTAA
- a CDS encoding SDR family oxidoreductase → MILDKFRLDDQVAVVTGAGRGLGAAIAVAFAEVGADVVIAARTRTELDAVADQIRATGRRAHIVVGDLAHPETTAELAAAAVEAFGRLDVVVNNVGGTMPGPLLNTSAKDLRDAFTFNVGTAHALTSAAVPLMLEHSGGGSIINITSTMGRLAGRGFAAYGTAKGALAQYTRLAALDLCPRIRVNAIAPGSILTSALDIVASNDELREPMEQATPMRRLGDPSDIAAAAVYLASPASSYLTGKTLEVDGGLTFPNLNLPIADL, encoded by the coding sequence ATGATCCTCGATAAATTCCGGCTCGACGACCAGGTGGCCGTGGTCACCGGCGCGGGCCGCGGTCTCGGCGCGGCGATCGCGGTGGCCTTCGCGGAAGTGGGCGCCGACGTTGTCATCGCCGCCCGCACCCGGACCGAACTCGACGCGGTGGCTGACCAGATCCGCGCGACCGGGCGGCGGGCACACATCGTGGTGGGTGATCTTGCCCATCCGGAGACCACCGCTGAGCTTGCGGCCGCCGCGGTCGAAGCCTTCGGGCGCCTCGACGTCGTCGTCAACAACGTCGGCGGCACCATGCCCGGGCCGCTGTTGAACACCTCGGCCAAGGATCTCCGCGACGCCTTCACCTTCAATGTCGGCACCGCGCACGCGCTGACGTCGGCCGCCGTCCCGCTGATGCTCGAACATTCCGGCGGCGGCAGCATCATCAACATCACCTCGACCATGGGCCGGCTCGCCGGGCGCGGGTTCGCGGCCTACGGCACGGCCAAGGGGGCGCTGGCGCAATACACCCGACTGGCCGCCCTGGACCTGTGCCCGCGGATCCGGGTCAATGCGATTGCGCCGGGCTCGATCCTGACCTCGGCGCTCGACATTGTCGCTTCCAACGACGAGCTGCGGGAACCGATGGAGCAGGCGACCCCGATGCGCCGACTCGGCGATCCGTCCGACATCGCCGCCGCGGCGGTCTATCTGGCGTCGCCGGCGAGCAGTTACCTCACCGGCAAGACTCTGGAGGTCGATGGCGGCCTCACGTTCCCCAACCTCAACCTGCCCATAGCCGACCTCTGA
- a CDS encoding type III polyketide synthase produces MTVTSTTPRLAAAAVALPPHRHSQAEVTALLTDAAGAEFERFANTSGVQTRSLALPLERYRELRDFTEANQTYLNVALELSESALRNALATAQITPDEVDIIFSTTVTGLAVPTLDARLAARIGLRPDVKRVPLFGLGCVAGAAGVARMHDYLRAYPEQVAVLVAVELCSLTIQWGDHSVANMVASSLFGDGAAAVVATGAQRAGTGPQVLASRSRLYPDTEHVMGWEIGTSGFKIVLSADIPTVAEKYLGEDVTLFLAEFGLTPDDVDTWVCHPGGPKVIEAVEHVLKLPSSALDRTRESLRDNGNLSSVSVLDVLRATMGDPPAAGSLGMMIAMGPGFCAELVLLRW; encoded by the coding sequence ATGACGGTAACCAGCACGACCCCGCGGCTTGCTGCCGCGGCGGTGGCACTGCCCCCGCATCGGCACAGCCAGGCCGAGGTGACCGCGCTGCTCACCGACGCTGCCGGGGCGGAGTTCGAACGGTTTGCCAACACCAGCGGGGTGCAGACGCGGAGTCTCGCGCTGCCGCTGGAGCGCTACCGCGAGCTGAGGGATTTCACCGAGGCCAACCAGACCTATTTGAATGTGGCCCTTGAGTTGTCGGAGAGCGCCCTCCGCAATGCGCTGGCCACCGCACAGATCACACCCGACGAGGTCGACATCATCTTCTCGACCACCGTGACCGGGTTGGCGGTGCCCACGTTGGATGCCAGGTTGGCCGCCCGCATCGGCTTGCGTCCCGACGTCAAGCGCGTCCCGTTGTTCGGCCTGGGCTGTGTGGCCGGGGCCGCCGGAGTGGCCCGCATGCACGATTATCTGCGCGCCTATCCGGAACAGGTGGCGGTGTTGGTCGCGGTCGAACTGTGTTCGCTGACCATCCAGTGGGGCGACCATTCGGTGGCAAATATGGTGGCCTCCAGTCTGTTCGGTGACGGTGCGGCAGCCGTCGTGGCCACCGGTGCGCAGCGCGCGGGCACCGGCCCGCAGGTGCTGGCGAGTCGCAGCCGGCTCTACCCCGACACCGAGCACGTGATGGGGTGGGAGATCGGGACCTCGGGGTTCAAGATCGTACTGTCCGCCGACATTCCCACCGTTGCTGAGAAATACCTGGGCGAAGATGTCACGTTGTTCCTCGCCGAGTTCGGACTGACACCCGACGATGTCGACACCTGGGTGTGCCACCCGGGTGGGCCGAAGGTGATCGAGGCCGTCGAGCACGTGTTGAAGCTGCCGTCGTCGGCGTTGGATCGGACGCGGGAGTCGTTGCGGGACAACGGGAACTTGTCCTCGGTGTCGGTACTCGACGTCCTGCGCGCCACCATGGGCGACCCGCCCGCGGCGGGATCGTTGGGCATGATGATCGCGATGGGGCCCGGGTTCTGCGCGGAACTCGTCCTGCTGCGGTGGTGA
- a CDS encoding NAD(P)/FAD-dependent oxidoreductase codes for MDDSRRSIAVIGSGVAGLTAAYTLSRHDRVTLFEADDRLGGHAHSHVVDRGDGVMERIDSAFLVHNSRTYPTLCRLFYELNIATRDTDMSMSVRSDETGLEYAGARGLGGLFPSLANLTRPRYLAMLVEVRKFHRHATALLRSSDAAPDEPLRGFLQRHGFSPFFVQHFMTPLVAAVWSCSPDTALDYPARYLFVFLEHHGMLTVFGSPSWRTVVGGSATYVEAIAQHLDEVRLGTPVRALRRTRTGVQIRTDRAALEDFDAVVIATHSDQALALLAEPTRRERAVLGAIGYTPNLARLHTDESVLPRSRRARASWNYLITGRSDAVAVTYDITHLMRLGGTRRFLLTLGDHDLVAPERTLVTMTYHHPQYTLESVAAQQHLANLDDDRVVFAGAYHGWGFHEDGAASGLRAARRLQRTAVQQ; via the coding sequence ATCGACGACAGCCGGCGCTCCATCGCCGTCATCGGCAGTGGTGTGGCGGGTCTGACCGCCGCATACACCCTGTCGCGCCATGATCGGGTGACCTTGTTCGAAGCCGACGATCGGCTGGGTGGTCATGCCCACAGCCATGTGGTCGACCGCGGCGACGGGGTCATGGAACGGATCGACTCGGCGTTTCTGGTGCACAACAGCCGCACCTACCCCACGCTGTGTCGGCTGTTCTATGAGCTGAACATCGCCACCCGCGACACCGACATGTCCATGTCGGTGCGTTCTGACGAAACCGGACTGGAGTATGCGGGCGCCCGCGGCCTCGGCGGCCTGTTCCCGAGCCTGGCCAACCTGACTCGTCCCCGGTACCTCGCAATGCTGGTCGAGGTCAGGAAGTTTCACCGGCACGCCACCGCGCTGCTACGCAGCAGCGACGCCGCACCCGACGAGCCGCTGCGCGGCTTCCTACAGCGCCACGGCTTCTCGCCATTTTTCGTCCAACACTTCATGACCCCGCTGGTGGCGGCGGTGTGGTCCTGCTCGCCGGACACCGCACTCGACTACCCGGCCCGCTACCTGTTCGTCTTCCTCGAGCACCACGGCATGCTGACGGTGTTCGGTTCGCCGTCCTGGCGCACCGTCGTGGGCGGCTCTGCCACCTACGTCGAAGCGATCGCGCAGCACCTCGACGAGGTCCGTCTCGGGACCCCCGTGCGGGCGCTGCGGCGCACCCGGACCGGCGTACAGATCCGCACCGACCGCGCCGCGCTCGAGGACTTCGATGCGGTGGTCATCGCGACCCATTCCGACCAGGCGCTGGCGCTGCTGGCCGAACCCACCCGTCGCGAACGCGCGGTCCTCGGTGCCATCGGATACACGCCCAACCTCGCCCGCCTGCACACCGACGAGTCGGTGCTGCCGAGGAGTCGGCGGGCCCGCGCATCGTGGAACTACCTGATCACCGGGCGCAGCGATGCGGTCGCCGTCACCTACGACATCACCCACCTGATGCGGCTCGGCGGGACCCGGCGGTTCCTGCTGACCCTCGGCGACCACGACCTCGTCGCCCCCGAGCGCACCCTGGTCACCATGACCTACCACCACCCGCAGTACACGTTGGAATCCGTGGCGGCCCAACAACATCTGGCCAATCTGGACGACGATCGGGTGGTCTTCGCCGGCGCCTACCACGGCTGGGGCTTCCATGAGGACGGCGCCGCCTCGGGGCTGCGCGCCGCACGGCGGCTGCAACGAACGGCGGTGCAGCAGTGA
- a CDS encoding Ku protein, with translation MRSIWKGSIAFGLVNVPVKVYSATQDHDLKFHQVHAKDNGRIRYKRVCEECGEVVEYRDIARAFESDDGRSVVITDEDIATLPEERSREIDVLQFVPASDIDPIMYDRSYFLEPDTKSTKSYVLLAKTLAETDRIAIVHFALRNKTRLAALRVMDINKREVMTIHTLLWPDEIRDPDFPVLDSKVEIKPAELKMAGQVVDSMADDFNPDQFRDDYQEQLRELVEAKLEGGEAFTVEEQPTALDETEDVSDLLAKLEASVKKRRGGSSDSDSDDEPKKAPAKKAAKKTAAKKAPAKKAAKKAPAKKATKK, from the coding sequence ATGCGGTCCATTTGGAAGGGTTCCATCGCCTTCGGCCTGGTGAACGTCCCGGTCAAGGTGTACAGCGCAACCCAAGACCATGACCTCAAGTTCCACCAGGTCCATGCCAAGGACAACGGCCGCATCCGCTACAAGCGGGTGTGCGAGGAGTGCGGCGAGGTGGTCGAATACCGCGACATCGCACGCGCATTCGAATCCGACGACGGCCGCAGCGTCGTGATCACCGACGAGGACATCGCGACCCTGCCGGAGGAACGCAGCCGCGAGATCGACGTGCTGCAGTTCGTCCCGGCCAGCGACATTGACCCGATCATGTACGACCGCAGCTACTTCCTCGAGCCGGACACCAAGTCGACGAAGTCCTACGTGCTGCTGGCCAAGACCCTCGCCGAGACCGATCGGATCGCGATCGTGCATTTCGCGCTGCGCAACAAGACCCGACTGGCGGCCCTTCGGGTGATGGACATCAACAAGCGTGAGGTGATGACCATCCACACCCTGCTGTGGCCCGACGAGATCCGCGATCCAGACTTTCCGGTGCTCGATTCCAAGGTGGAGATCAAACCGGCCGAGCTCAAAATGGCCGGGCAGGTGGTCGATTCGATGGCCGATGACTTCAACCCCGATCAGTTCCGGGACGACTATCAGGAACAACTTCGGGAACTGGTCGAGGCCAAGCTCGAAGGCGGTGAGGCGTTCACCGTCGAGGAGCAGCCCACCGCGCTCGATGAGACCGAGGACGTCTCCGATCTGTTGGCCAAGCTCGAGGCCAGTGTCAAGAAACGACGCGGCGGATCCTCCGACTCCGACTCCGATGACGAGCCCAAGAAAGCGCCCGCCAAGAAGGCCGCGAAGAAGACGGCCGCCAAAAAGGCGCCGGCAAAGAAGGCGGCCAAGAAGGCGCCGGCGAAAAAGGCGACCAAGAAATGA
- a CDS encoding isoprenylcysteine carboxyl methyltransferase family protein: MYYLLIAAVGLERIVELVVSKRNARWAFAHGGKEFGRGHYPAMVAIHLALLLGCVLEVWLLDRPFLPWLGWTMLAVVVAAQALRWWCIATLGKRWNTLVIVLPEAPLVRIGPYRWLHHPNYVAVVAEGIALPLVHSAWITAVVFTVANALLLTVRIRVENAALGYTDARL; this comes from the coding sequence GTGTACTACTTGCTGATCGCCGCGGTGGGGCTGGAACGCATCGTCGAACTGGTCGTCTCCAAACGAAATGCGCGGTGGGCATTCGCCCACGGCGGCAAGGAATTCGGACGCGGGCACTATCCGGCGATGGTGGCCATCCACCTCGCACTGCTACTCGGCTGCGTGCTGGAGGTCTGGCTGTTGGACCGGCCATTCCTGCCGTGGCTGGGCTGGACCATGCTGGCCGTGGTGGTGGCGGCTCAGGCGCTGCGGTGGTGGTGCATCGCGACGCTGGGTAAACGCTGGAACACCCTGGTGATCGTGTTGCCCGAGGCCCCGCTGGTGCGCATCGGGCCGTACCGGTGGCTGCACCATCCCAACTACGTGGCGGTGGTGGCCGAAGGTATCGCGTTGCCGCTGGTGCACTCCGCCTGGATCACCGCGGTCGTCTTCACGGTGGCCAACGCACTGCTGCTGACGGTCCGGATCCGGGTGGAGAATGCCGCCCTCGGTTACACCGATGCCCGACTATGA